Sequence from the Leptospira johnsonii genome:
CCTTTTGCATGCACTATATCCGTTCCGAGTTCCCCCGGAAAGAATATCGTAAAATGTCTGGCCCAAACCCAAAGTCCCGGCAATAAGACGCCGGGAGTCAGCCAACGGAACTTGAATAGTCTAAAGGATATTATATTTACTAGAAGTTGTATAAACGGGCCACTCAGTATAAATTGAAGGCCTAAGTAGCCGAATAATAGTAATAGGATCGGAAATGGCATGGGAGAGAGGGCGACGAGTCAGTCCTCGTCGCCATCCGTATATTTATTATCTATGTTTTTCTTATCCATGGAAGAAATTTCCAGTTCCTTTGCCAGATCTTCCAGAAATTCTTTTTCTCTATCCGTGAATTTGCCGTCAGTCGTTACGATACATACTGCATCTTCGTAAAAGTTCGCAGCTAGGACAGGATTTCCTTCTGCAAAGTCTGTGATCATTTTAACGGGAAGAGGTGATTCGAATACTTCGGATAATTCTTCTACGATCTCAGCCTTTTGATCTTGGTGATGATCGAAGATACAATCCTTATCGAACATAGCTTTTACCATTTGTCCGACTAAGTTTCCTTCTTTCGTATGAAAGACTCCGTCCGCATGACAAGAATATGACCAAAGACTGACTAACACTTTGGCGTAATTCATCTTGAGTTGAAAAATCTCGGTTTCTCTATCGAGACTTTTCTGAAATTTTTCGTAAAACTCATGACCTGGTAGAACTTTGCTAGCCAAGGATGAAACCCTTTCCATTTTTATTCCTTCCCTCTAAGGGCTTCCCCGTTTTTCCGATGTATTTTAACCCAACCTGCGGTTTTGCAATGAAAATCCATGTTGATTTTGGGGGAATTTTTCTCAACCTGACTATGTGAGTTCCGAATCAAAACGAAAGATCCTCGTTACTTCCGCTTTGCCATATGCGAACGGTCCGATTCATTTGGGCCATGTTCTGGAAGCGATCCAAACTGATATTTATGTTCGTTATCAAAAATCTCTAGGCAATGAGTGTTATTTTTTCTGTGCGGACGATACGCATGGCACGCCCATCATGCTTGCAGCAAGGAAAGAAGGGATCAGTCCGGAAGAATTGATCGACCGTGTTCGGACGGAACATTACCGGGACCTCTCTGGCTTTTTGGTCGAGTACGATAATTATTATACTACTAACTCGGAAGAAAATCGAATCCTTTCCGAGGAAATTTATCTTTCTTTAAAGGGCAAAGGACATATTGCGGAAAGAGAGATCGAACAGGCTTACTGTGATACGGATAAGATGTTCCTTCCGGATCGTTTTATAAAAGGTACTTGTCCGAATTGTGGGACCCAAGATCAGTACGGAGACAGCTGTGAGAATTGCGGAGCTACTTATTCTCCCAAAGATCTGAAAGATTCCCATTGTTCTTTATGCGGTACCCCTCCCGTTAGCCGAAATTCCAAACATATCTTTTTTAAATTGGGAGATTTTGAGAAATATCTTTCTAATTGGGTCGAAAAGGATTCTCATGTAGCGGAAGGTGTTCGTAAAAAACTGAAAGAATGGTTCGAAGCAGGGCTCCAAGACTGGGATATTTCTCGCGACGGACCTTACTTTGGATTTAAGATCCCTGGAGAGACCGAAAAATATTTTTATGTGTGGTTGGATGCCCCTATAGGTTATATGGCGTCCAGTTTGAATTATTTCAAAGGGGATCGTAAAAAATTCGATTCTTTCTGGAAGGATGAAAAAACCGAGATCTCTCATTTTATCGGAAAAGATATATTATATTTTCATACTTTGTTCTGGCCTGCTACCTTAGAAGGTGGAGGATATCGTTCTCCTACTCAAGTTCATGTTCACGGTTTTATCACAGTGAATGGGGAGAAGATGTCCAAGTCCAGAGGAACCTTCATCAAAGCCGAAGGTTACCTGAAACATTTAGATCCGGAACATCTTCGCTTTTATCTAGCCGGAAAACTTGGGCCTGGAATGGACGACCTGGATCTTTCATTCGATGATTATACTGCAAAAGTGAATTCGGACTTTGTAGGGAACTTCGTGAACCTGGTTTCCAGGGTGGCCACTTCTATATTAGATAAACTTGATAGAACTCTGGGGAGTTTGGACACCGAAGGGAAGAAGATCCTGGACGAACTCCGAAGTTCTGAACCTAAGATCAGAGAATGGTACGAAACCCGAAATTATACCAGGGTAATGAAAGAATGTTCCCGCTTGGGCGATATAGCGAATAAATATGTAAACGATCTTGCTCCTTGGATCCAGATTAAATCGGATGCGGAAGCTGCTCGTAAAACAGTGACAGTCGCTTTGAATGCTGCCAGAATTCTATCTATTTATCTATATCCTGTTCTTCCTAAATCAGGGGAGAAGGTGTATAAAATTTTGGGTATAAACAAAAAGCCCGAGTTTGCGGATCTCGCTTCCGATCTGGAAAAAACAAAAGTATCCGTTTATGAAATGATCACCAAACGTGTAGAGGAAAAATCGATTCAAACCATGTTAGAAGAAAACACTTTGGAAACTAAATCCGCTCAACCTACAACTCCTGCTGTAACCCCTAAAACGGAAGGAGTTTTGGAAATTTCTATCGAAGACCTAAGCAAAGTGGATCTTAGAGTTGGTAAAATTATAGAAGCCGGTCCTGTAGAAGGCGCGGATAAATTGGTCCAAGTGAAATTGGATCTGGGCCCTCTTGGAACTAAGAATGTTTTTGCTGGTATTAAGGCTTCTTATCAACCTCAGGATCTGCTTGGATTGACAATCGTTGCGGTGGCTAACTTGAAACCAAGAAAGATGAAGTTTGGAGTTTCAGAGGCTATGCTTTTGGCTTCGGGCGAAGGCGAGAGTCTCAGCCTTTTTGTACCTCATAGAGGTGCTAATCCTGGCGATAAATTGAAATAAACTTAGTCTAACAGCTAGTAGGAACGAACTTGCCTTTAGAATTAGACATCTCCTATAGTTTTCAAAGGCTTCTGGAAAAGAGTAGGGCGGTAGTTTCCGGCCGCTTGGTCTCTAGGCAACTCACATTTATCATCGATTCGTTTTTAAGGACCAGGTTCGAAAAGTCTTCCGGCATCTTAAAAAAGGGAGAAGAAGTAGCAGTAATCGCTCTAGGCGGATACGGTCGTATGGAGATGGCCCCTCATTCCGATGTAGATATATTATATTTACATAATGGAGTTCCTGATTCAAAACTCGCTGAGATCATTTCTTCCATTAATACATATCTTTACGATTCCGGAAAAGAAGTAGGACATACTTGCAGAACCATCAAGGAATCCTTTCGTTATCTGGATGATATGTCCAGCTTTCATGCCGTCTTGGACAGTCGGTTCCTGACAGGCTCTAAGGAATTATTCAAAAAATACCAAGAAGAATTTTTAGCAAAACTTCCTCCTAAGTTTGCGACCAGATACAACCAAGCGAAAGAAGATCAACTTTCGGAAAGGTTCCTAAGAGAAGGAAGACCTATCCTTCTTTCGGAACCGAATCTAAAAACGGATCTCTGCGGTTTGAGAGATATCCAATATCTATATTGGACCGAAAAATCCAGAAGCCCTATCCGTTCCTTAGGTGGACTGGCAGTTCTTCCATTTTTCCAAAATGGAGAAGTCCAGGCCTTGGAAGAAGCTTACGATTTTCTGATCCGAGTCAGGACAGCGCTCCATATTCTTACGGGAAGAAAGCACGATCGTTTGGATCTGAATCTTCAACCAGAAGTGGCGGAGTATCTAGGCTTCGGCAAAAAGGAAGATATGCAAACTATAGAGAAGTTCATGAATACTCTCTATAGTCATCAGAAGAATATATTTTTTATCGTTCGTATTTATTTGGATTCTTTATTGGCGGCCCAGAAAAAGGGAGAAGCCCAAAATTTCGACTACGAAGGAATTCGATTCTTAAAGATAGGAAATACGATCTTTTCTCCTAGCGAAGGAAATCTTTTCGCGGATCCTCATACGCTATACAAAGACATATTACTTACTTTCAGGATGCTCCAAGAAACAGGCTTCGAGGTTTCCGGTGGATTATTGAGCGAGATCAGATTCGCTTCTCACTTTTTGGACGATGATTTCAGATATTCTGCGGAAGTGAACGGGGAATTTATCCGCATTCTTCAGAACAAAAAGGATAGAGGAAGAATATTAAAATTAATGCATGAATGCCAGGTGCTCGGAGCACTTCTGCCGGAGTTCGGCGCATGTACGAATTTTCCTTTGTTCAGTTATCATCATGAGTTCACTGTTGATGAACACACTCTTTTGATCCTACATGAATTGGATCGTTTAGATAAAGGAGAGTTCGAAGACAGAGAGATCTCAGAAGTTTACGGAGAATGTGATAAGACTGAAATTTTGGCTTTGGCGATTCTTCTTCATGATGCCGGAAAAGTAAAAGAAGGGGACCATTCAGAATACGGAGCGGAACTCGCAGTTTCTGTCGGATCTCGTTTGGGGTTGTCGGAAGAGGATACGGATCTATTCCGTTTTCTAGTGGAAAAACATATCCTGATGTCGGAACTTTCTTCCAAGAGAGA
This genomic interval carries:
- the metG gene encoding methionine--tRNA ligase, translating into MSSESKRKILVTSALPYANGPIHLGHVLEAIQTDIYVRYQKSLGNECYFFCADDTHGTPIMLAARKEGISPEELIDRVRTEHYRDLSGFLVEYDNYYTTNSEENRILSEEIYLSLKGKGHIAEREIEQAYCDTDKMFLPDRFIKGTCPNCGTQDQYGDSCENCGATYSPKDLKDSHCSLCGTPPVSRNSKHIFFKLGDFEKYLSNWVEKDSHVAEGVRKKLKEWFEAGLQDWDISRDGPYFGFKIPGETEKYFYVWLDAPIGYMASSLNYFKGDRKKFDSFWKDEKTEISHFIGKDILYFHTLFWPATLEGGGYRSPTQVHVHGFITVNGEKMSKSRGTFIKAEGYLKHLDPEHLRFYLAGKLGPGMDDLDLSFDDYTAKVNSDFVGNFVNLVSRVATSILDKLDRTLGSLDTEGKKILDELRSSEPKIREWYETRNYTRVMKECSRLGDIANKYVNDLAPWIQIKSDAEAARKTVTVALNAARILSIYLYPVLPKSGEKVYKILGINKKPEFADLASDLEKTKVSVYEMITKRVEEKSIQTMLEENTLETKSAQPTTPAVTPKTEGVLEISIEDLSKVDLRVGKIIEAGPVEGADKLVQVKLDLGPLGTKNVFAGIKASYQPQDLLGLTIVAVANLKPRKMKFGVSEAMLLASGEGESLSLFVPHRGANPGDKLK
- a CDS encoding TerB family tellurite resistance protein — translated: MERVSSLASKVLPGHEFYEKFQKSLDRETEIFQLKMNYAKVLVSLWSYSCHADGVFHTKEGNLVGQMVKAMFDKDCIFDHHQDQKAEIVEELSEVFESPLPVKMITDFAEGNPVLAANFYEDAVCIVTTDGKFTDREKEFLEDLAKELEISSMDKKNIDNKYTDGDED
- a CDS encoding HD domain-containing protein — translated: MPLELDISYSFQRLLEKSRAVVSGRLVSRQLTFIIDSFLRTRFEKSSGILKKGEEVAVIALGGYGRMEMAPHSDVDILYLHNGVPDSKLAEIISSINTYLYDSGKEVGHTCRTIKESFRYLDDMSSFHAVLDSRFLTGSKELFKKYQEEFLAKLPPKFATRYNQAKEDQLSERFLREGRPILLSEPNLKTDLCGLRDIQYLYWTEKSRSPIRSLGGLAVLPFFQNGEVQALEEAYDFLIRVRTALHILTGRKHDRLDLNLQPEVAEYLGFGKKEDMQTIEKFMNTLYSHQKNIFFIVRIYLDSLLAAQKKGEAQNFDYEGIRFLKIGNTIFSPSEGNLFADPHTLYKDILLTFRMLQETGFEVSGGLLSEIRFASHFLDDDFRYSAEVNGEFIRILQNKKDRGRILKLMHECQVLGALLPEFGACTNFPLFSYHHEFTVDEHTLLILHELDRLDKGEFEDREISEVYGECDKTEILALAILLHDAGKVKEGDHSEYGAELAVSVGSRLGLSEEDTDLFRFLVEKHILMSELSSKRDISDKRLIRNFARTVSNPDRLKLLYILTIIDTKSVGANVLTNWKKAILNVLYKNSINFFQTNRADSEGPHGEEERIALAKDLVAYLTEKEGQDSKISKTIASFAYSVIPESFLKTVSNRKILKYFKLITSLSQDGNSDLLLDLEQDPAFVTVEVVSRNVPEILLDLCCSVSSEGLSLVGMQSYTFEEFQIHILQVTDPQGSGNISSEKLSRMEGKLRLMASGELQRDSIAFERTEWNPRKTIPESIINRSVRFSNEDVTDTTIMEVRMPDMVGLVYRILRKVFDFGLKVSHLRVSTSADYAYDSFYLQTKDGEQVKDAELLKSLEDKILRIQPVERMTGELVF